One Roseburia rectibacter DNA window includes the following coding sequences:
- a CDS encoding glycoside hydrolase family 27 protein gives MNKNNFAPLPPMGWNSYDYYDTTVTEDAVKANADYMAAHLKDFGWEYIVVDIEWYAIGAGSMRDQFQYIPFADVAMDEFSRLQPDPDRFPSSADGTGFTHLADYIHSLGLKFGIHIMRGIPRTAAHNHSKIKGSNVTADMVANPSSICGWNPDMYGVRDTAAGQTYYNSLMELYASWGVDFIKCDDICNTNIYPANPYSARHEIEMLHKAITRCGRPIVLSLSPGPALIEHAWHYETYANMWRITDDFWDKWDLLKDMFHRCELWQNHVSKGCYPDCDMLPLGWLGKGFGHEWYTNFAPDEQHTMLTLWCLFGSPLMLGCELTKLDDATLALLTNRDILSMLTPDCKPHQICLDDEKAIWCAHNAVTGEHFIAFFNLSDETQTIHCEIETLRVGDELCIHENASLTELWSKEKTSVSGSAISVTPPAHGCLVFRVEN, from the coding sequence ATGAACAAAAATAATTTTGCACCGCTGCCGCCTATGGGGTGGAACAGCTATGATTACTATGACACTACGGTAACAGAAGATGCCGTAAAAGCAAATGCAGACTATATGGCTGCACATTTAAAAGATTTTGGTTGGGAATATATCGTTGTCGACATCGAATGGTATGCGATCGGTGCCGGTTCCATGCGTGATCAGTTCCAGTACATTCCGTTTGCAGACGTCGCGATGGACGAATTTTCCAGATTACAGCCTGATCCGGATCGATTTCCATCTTCCGCTGACGGCACCGGATTTACCCATCTTGCAGACTATATCCACAGTCTCGGTTTAAAGTTTGGAATCCACATCATGCGAGGAATTCCCAGAACTGCCGCACATAATCACAGTAAGATCAAAGGCAGCAATGTGACTGCTGATATGGTTGCCAATCCTTCCTCCATCTGCGGATGGAACCCGGATATGTATGGAGTACGTGACACAGCGGCAGGACAGACTTACTATAATTCCCTGATGGAACTTTACGCTTCCTGGGGTGTCGATTTTATCAAATGTGATGATATCTGCAACACCAATATTTATCCGGCAAACCCATATTCTGCACGCCACGAGATAGAAATGCTGCATAAGGCGATCACACGCTGTGGAAGACCTATCGTTTTATCCCTGTCTCCGGGTCCTGCACTGATCGAACATGCATGGCATTATGAAACTTACGCAAACATGTGGCGTATCACTGATGATTTCTGGGATAAATGGGATCTGTTAAAAGATATGTTCCACCGCTGTGAACTCTGGCAGAACCATGTTTCAAAGGGATGCTATCCGGACTGTGATATGCTGCCGCTTGGCTGGCTTGGAAAAGGCTTCGGACATGAATGGTACACTAATTTTGCACCGGATGAACAGCATACCATGTTAACACTCTGGTGTCTTTTCGGCTCTCCTTTAATGCTTGGCTGTGAACTGACAAAATTAGACGATGCCACGCTTGCACTTTTGACCAACCGCGATATACTTTCCATGCTGACACCGGACTGTAAACCTCATCAGATATGTCTTGACGATGAAAAAGCCATCTGGTGCGCACATAATGCAGTTACAGGCGAACATTTTATTGCTTTCTTTAATCTCTCAGATGAAACACAGACAATCCATTGTGAGATTGAAACTCTCCGTGTCGGTGATGAATTATGCATCCATGAAAATGCCAGTCTGACAGAACTCTGGAGCAAAGAAAAAACATCCGTATCCGGCAGTGCGATCTCTGTCACCCCGCCAGCACACGGATGTCTGGTATTTCGTGTAGAAAACTGA
- a CDS encoding response regulator transcription factor — MEKIKILVVDDESRMRKLVRDFLVREDYEVLEAGDGEAALDIFYQEKNIALIILDVMMPKMNGWDVCREIRETSKVPIIMLTAKGDEEDELTGFELGVDEYISKPFSPKILVARVGAILRRSGKAPEEGKLLSIGGIVIDQTAHTVTVDGKQIELSFKEFELLTYFMENEGIALSREKILNHVWNYDYFGDARTIDTHVKKLRAKIGEKGDYIKTIWGMGYKFEAEENGSDK; from the coding sequence ATGGAAAAGATAAAGATATTGGTTGTGGATGATGAGAGCAGAATGAGAAAGCTGGTCCGTGACTTTTTAGTCAGGGAAGATTATGAGGTATTAGAGGCAGGAGACGGTGAGGCAGCACTGGATATTTTTTATCAGGAAAAAAATATTGCACTGATCATATTGGATGTGATGATGCCAAAAATGAATGGCTGGGACGTATGCAGGGAAATCAGGGAAACGTCAAAAGTGCCGATCATCATGCTGACAGCAAAGGGTGATGAAGAGGACGAGCTCACCGGATTTGAACTTGGTGTTGATGAATATATCTCGAAACCGTTTTCTCCGAAGATTCTTGTCGCACGTGTCGGTGCGATCTTAAGAAGAAGTGGAAAAGCACCTGAGGAGGGAAAACTTCTTTCCATCGGAGGAATCGTGATCGATCAGACAGCACATACGGTCACAGTGGATGGAAAACAGATTGAACTGAGTTTCAAGGAATTTGAACTGCTTACTTATTTTATGGAAAATGAGGGCATTGCACTCTCCAGAGAGAAAATTCTCAATCATGTCTGGAATTACGATTACTTTGGAGATGCAAGAACCATCGATACACACGTTAAAAAACTGCGTGCCAAGATCGGAGAAAAAGGTGACTATATCAAAACCATCTGGGGTATGGGGTACAAATTTGAAGCAGAAGAAAACGGCAGTGATAAATGA
- a CDS encoding sensor histidine kinase codes for MKKLMKDRKRKYFGSLTHQLILISICLVTGTLLLCWFINTVFLEPYYVVNKQNTLLSGFETINEASENGSLDDSSFDVTFDNLCANGNITVMIISSDRTIVRSSVNDTQKMMLEFMNIIFGEKQNEVTVLMQSDNYIIQKQTDARLDSEYLVLYGTLSNGNLILMRTALESIRESVSLSNTFLAWVGVIAAIISAVVIVFVSRGITTPLLRLTDISKRMTELDFEAKYQPGSRYHNEVDELGEYMNVMSTTLEHTISELKSANNQLQIDIDKKTQIDEMRKEFLSNVSHELKTPLALIQGYAEGLKECINDDAESRDFYCEVIMDEADKMNKMVKKLLTLNQLEFGNEVITMERFDLTELIQGVINASAILLNQNEITLNFSQQEPLFAWADEFKVEEVVTNYLSNAIHHAEGEKRIDIRCVKKNDKVRVSVFNTGKPIPEEDVDNIWIKFYKVDKARTREYGGSGIGLSIVQAIMDSFHQKCGVINHEDGVEFWFELETNNGNFFS; via the coding sequence ATGAAAAAATTGATGAAAGATCGGAAAAGAAAATATTTTGGTTCACTGACACATCAGTTGATACTGATCAGTATCTGTCTGGTTACAGGAACACTTCTTTTATGCTGGTTTATTAATACCGTTTTTTTGGAGCCGTATTATGTGGTCAATAAACAAAATACACTGCTGTCCGGATTTGAGACGATCAATGAAGCGAGTGAGAACGGATCACTAGATGACAGCTCTTTTGATGTGACATTTGATAATCTCTGTGCAAATGGAAATATCACTGTCATGATCATAAGCTCTGACCGGACCATTGTACGGTCGTCCGTGAATGATACACAGAAAATGATGTTGGAATTTATGAACATTATTTTTGGGGAGAAGCAGAATGAAGTGACGGTATTGATGCAGTCTGACAATTATATTATCCAGAAACAGACAGATGCCAGATTGGATTCAGAGTATCTGGTGCTTTACGGGACACTTTCCAATGGGAATCTGATCCTGATGCGGACAGCACTTGAGAGTATCCGTGAGAGTGTCAGTCTCTCTAATACATTTTTAGCATGGGTAGGTGTCATTGCTGCGATCATCAGTGCGGTCGTCATTGTTTTCGTTTCGAGAGGCATAACAACGCCGCTTTTACGTCTGACGGATATATCGAAGCGGATGACGGAACTTGATTTTGAAGCAAAATATCAGCCTGGGAGCAGATATCACAATGAAGTGGACGAGCTTGGCGAATACATGAATGTCATGTCAACTACGTTAGAGCACACGATTTCTGAACTAAAGAGTGCAAACAATCAATTACAGATCGATATCGATAAAAAAACACAGATCGATGAAATGCGGAAAGAATTTTTATCAAATGTTTCACACGAGTTAAAAACACCGCTTGCACTGATACAGGGATACGCAGAAGGACTGAAAGAATGTATTAATGATGATGCGGAGAGCAGGGACTTTTATTGTGAAGTCATCATGGACGAAGCAGACAAGATGAATAAAATGGTCAAAAAACTGCTGACTTTAAACCAGCTTGAATTTGGTAATGAGGTCATTACCATGGAAAGGTTTGATCTGACGGAACTGATACAGGGAGTGATCAATGCGTCTGCGATCCTTTTAAATCAGAATGAGATCACATTAAACTTTTCGCAGCAGGAACCGTTATTTGCCTGGGCGGATGAATTTAAGGTGGAAGAAGTAGTGACCAACTATTTAAGCAATGCGATTCATCATGCAGAGGGTGAAAAAAGAATTGATATCCGCTGTGTAAAGAAAAATGATAAAGTCCGCGTCAGTGTTTTCAACACCGGAAAGCCGATACCGGAAGAAGATGTGGATAATATCTGGATCAAATTTTATAAGGTGGATAAAGCAAGAACCAGAGAATACGGCGGCAGCGGTATAGGTCTTTCTATTGTTCAGGCGATCATGGATTCATTCCATCAGAAGTGTGGTGTGATCAATCACGAAGACGGAGTAGAATTCTGGTTTGAATTAGAGACAAATAATGGAAATTTTTTCAGTTGA